Proteins from one Aythya fuligula isolate bAytFul2 chromosome 11, bAytFul2.pri, whole genome shotgun sequence genomic window:
- the CIB1 gene encoding calcium and integrin-binding protein 1: protein MGGAGSLLHREALREYQELTFLSKQEILLAYKRFSELLPKEQRDNACSRRVPKSRILTLPELRANPFQHRICRVFSTSEEGDDSMSFEDFLDMLSVFSDSATPDIKSHYAFRIFDFDEDGTLSRKDLEKLVNCLTGQGEEVSLSNAEMEQLIQNILEESDIDKDGTINLSEFQHVVSRSPDFVSSFKIVL, encoded by the exons ATGGGGGGCGCGGGCAGCCTGCTGCACAGGGAGGCGCTGCGCGAGTACCAG GAGCTGACCTTCCTGAGCAAGCAGGAGATCCTGCT TGCCTACAAGAGGTTCAGTGAGCTGCTGCCAAAGGAGCAGAGGGACAATGCCTGCTCCCGGCGTGTTCCCAAGAGCCGCATCCTGACGCTGCCCGAGCTGCGG GCAAACCCCTTCCAGCACCGGATCTGCAGGGTCTTCTCCACCTCGGAGGAGGGGGACGACAGCATGTCCTTTGAAGACTTCCTCGACATGCTGAGTGTCTTCAGCGACTCCGCCACCCCGGATATCAAATCCCACTACGCTTTCCGCATCTTTG ACTTTGACGAGGATGGGACTCTGTCCAGAAAGGACCTGGAGAAGCTGGTCAACTGCTTGACGGGGCAAGGCGAGGAGGTGTCTCTGAGCAACGCGGAGATGGAGCAGCTCATCCAGAAC ATCCTGGAGGAGTCAGACATCGACAAGGACGGCACCATCAACCTCTCCGAGTTCCAGCACGTTGTCTCCCGCTCCCCGGACTTTGTCAG CTCCTTCAAGATCGTCCTGTGA
- the SEMA4B gene encoding semaphorin-4B produces the protein MAPRPALPVLAHSVLAALLLSAAQEPVPRVSLPYDSAERVVQRFTVPGVSNYTALLLSPDGSTLYLGAREVLFAVNTSHFQPGAPARRLLWGADEEKKRQCVFKGKDPQRDCHNYIKMLLQLNSTHLYTCGTCAFSPACAYINMQRFSLERDASGRVLLEDGKGRCPFDPEYRSTAVMVDGELYAGTVSNFQGNEPTIYRSQESRIALKTENSLNWLQDPVFVGSAYLRESLPAGNPEGDDDKVYFFFSETGKEFDYFENTIVSRIARVCKGDQGGERVLQRRWTTFLKAQLLCSHPEDGFPFNVLQDVFVLTPGELRWRETVFYGVFTSQWNKGGLGSSAVCAFPIRSVQRAFSGLYKEVNRETQQWYTDTSPVPEPRPGTCITSHTRHMKINSSLQMPDRVLNFIKDHFLMDSPVRSQPLLLQSHLRYQQIGVHRAQGLHGTYDVLFLGTDDGRLHKAVHVNHRVHIIEEIHLFPAGQPVLQLLLDHDQGLVYAASYTVVAQVPFANCSLYRSCGECVLARDPFCAWSHGACRSTALHPSAHPQLWAQDIEGADTERLCQSANVSQPRPRILLTPASHTPCQQIQLPPNAVRPLPCRLLSNLASRRWLHNGAPVNASYLVLPEGALILVGSPERAGTYECWSLEEGFRKLMASYCVGVQELTHGPLEAGSKVSAGRDALEAVSTSRSTSAVGSAAARLEGKTYWTEFLVMCVLFATAVLVLALFLLHRHRDGMKALLEPADPGRHQKPPRKPVESLPLNGSSLPSAVPEHKGYQALQDNYIVSTPVHEPPGTTRTFSESEKRPLHVRDSFVEVSPACQRPRVRLGSEIQDSVV, from the exons ATGGCTCCGCGCCCGGCGCTGCCCGTCCTGGCGCACTCGGTGCTGGCGGCGCTGCTGCTCTCGGCGGCGCAGGAGCCGGTGCCGCGGGTCAGCCTGCCCTACG ACTCTGCCGAGCGGGTCGTGCAGCGCTTCACGGTGCCCGGCGTGTCCAACTACACGGCGCTGCTGCTGAGCCCGGACGGCAGCACCCTCTACCTGGGGGCGCGCGAGGTGCTCTTCGCCGTCAACACCAGCCACTTCCAGCCCGGAGCCCCGGCCCGCAGG ctgctgtggggtgCAGATGAGGAGAAGAAGAGGCAGTGCGTGTTCAAGGGCAAGGACCCCCAG AGGGACTGTCACAACTACATcaagatgctgctgcagctgaacagCACCCACCTCTACACCTGCGGGACCTGCGCCTTCAGCCCCGCCTGCGCCTACATT AACATGCAGCGCTTCAGCCTGGAGCGAGATGCATCAGGAAGGGTGCTGCTGGAAGACGGGAAGGGACGCTGCCCCTTCGACCCCGAGTACCGGTCCACCGCCGTCATGGTCG ACGGCGAGCTCTATGCCGGCACCGTCAGCAACTTCCAGGGCAACGAGCCCACCATCTACCGCAGCCAGGAGAGCCGCATCGCCCTCAAGACGGAAAACTCCCTCAACTGGCTGCAGG ACCCAGTCTTCGTGGGCTCAGCCTACCTGCGGGAGAGCCTGCCTGCCGGCAACCCCGAGGGCGACGACGACAAGGTCTACTTCTTCTTCAGTGAGACTGGCAAGGAGTTCGACTACTTCGAGAACACCATCGTCTCACGCATCGCACGCGTGTGCAAG GGGGACCAGGGCGGGGAGCGGGTGCTGCAGAGGCGGTGGACGACCTTCCTGAaggcacagctgctgtgctcgCACCCCGAGGACGGCTTCCCCTTCAACGTGCTGCAGGACGTCTTCGTGCTCACACCCGGGGAGCTGCGCTGGAGGGAGACGGTCTTCTACGGGGTCTTCACCTCGCAGTG GAACAAGGGTGGCCTGGGCAGCTCGGCGGTGTGCGCCTTCCCCATCCGCAGCGTGCAGAGGGCCTTCAGCGGGCTCTACAAGGAGGTGAACCGCGAGACACAGCAGTGGTACACGGACACCAGCCCCGTGCCGGAGCCCCGTCCAGGCACG TGCATCACCAGCCACACGCGGCACATGAAGATCAACTCGTCCCTCCAGATGCCGGACCGGGTGCTGAACTTCATCAAGGACCATTTCCTGATGGACAGCCCCGTCCGgagccagcccctgctgctgcagagccacctGCGCTACCAGCAGATCGGCGTCCACCGCGCGCAGGGCCTCCACGGCACCTACGACGTCCTCTTCCTGGGCACGG ACGACGGCCGCTTGCACAAGGCTGTGCATGTGAACCACAGGGTGCACATCATCGAGGAGATCCACCTCTTCCCCGCCGGGCAGCCcgttctgcagctgctgctggaccaCGACCAG GGCCTGGTGTACGCAGCCTCCTACACGGTGGTGGCTCAGGTGCCCTTTGCCAACTGCAGCCTGTACCGCAGCTGCGGCGAGTGCGTGCTGGCGCGGGACCCCTTCTGCGCCTGGAGCCATGGCGCCTGCCGCAGCACCGCCCTGCACCCTTCGGCGCACCCCCA GCTCTGGGCCCAGGACATCGAAGGCGCTGACACGGAGCGGCTCTGCCAGTCGGCCAACGTgtcccagccccgtccccgcaTCCTTCTGACCCCAG CCTCGCACACCCCGTGCCAGCAGATCCAGCTGCCTCCTAACGCGGTGCGCCCGCTGCCCTGCCGCCTGCTCTCCAACCTGGCCTCGCGGCGCTGGCTGCACAACGGAGCCCCCGTCAACGCCTCCTACCTGGTGCTGCCCGAGGGGGCCCTCATCCTGGTGGGCAGCCCCGAGCGCGCAGGCACCTACGAGTGCTGGTCGCTGGAGGAAGGCTTCCGCAAGCTGATGGCCAGCTACTGCGTGGGCGTGCAGGAGCTGACCCACGGGCCCCTGGAGGCCGGCAGCAAGGTGTCCGCCGGCCGGGATGCGCTGGAGGCCGTCAGCACCTCGCGGAGCACCTCGGCAGTGGGCAGTGCCGCAGCCCGGCTGGAGGGCAAGACCTACTGGACCGAGTTCCTGGTGATGTGCGTGCTCTTCGCCACGGCCGTGCTCGTGCTGgccctcttcctcctgcaccGGCACCGCGACGGCATGAAAGCCTTGCTGGAGCCCGCAGACCCCGGCCGGCACCAGAAGCCGCCCCGCAAGCCGGTGGAGAGCCTGCCCCTGAACggcagcagcctgcccagcGCCGTGCCCGAGCACAAGGGCTACCAGGCCCTGCAGGACAACTACATCGTCAGCACCCCCGTGCACGAGCCCCCGGGCACCACGCGCACCTTCTCCGAGTCGGAGAAGAGGCCCCTCCACGTCCGGGACAGCTTCGTGGAGGTGTCTCCAGCCTGCCAAAGACCCCGGGTGCGCCTGGGCTCTGAGATCCAGGACTCGGTGGTGTGA
- the GDPGP1 gene encoding GDP-D-glucose phosphorylase 1 has translation MAAASSGEQPGPPDIPEPEDFVYGEDEFVLQGVSWPGTAPSRFDRALLGAWQDRMARGLFRYRLEELPTRVLPGAMGLVAQLNPQRATQRRPPQAIRSLTQPFDPQQFNFTRIRPGEVLLRLRRRSGGDPPPLDRVLVAINVSPLERGHVLLLPEPALGLPQALTPQLLRFGLEAVLLSTQPGFRVGFNSLGASASVNHLHLHAFYLAHPLRVESAPAEPLLPEGGPALLRDVPAPALLFYTAGAELRAVAEAVCGLAAGLAARGLAYNVFATRGAPPAGGAAAAGLRVLLWARRPSFEEPEGPDEAVPAVALCELAGYLPLPAAAPFAALSEAEALRALRRPLLPEPELRRLLRDLLPGTPRDT, from the coding sequence ATGGCGGCGGCGAGCAGCGGGGAGCAGCCGGGGCCACCGGACATCCCCGAGCCCGAGGACTTCGTGTACGGGGAGGACGAGTTCGTGCTGCAGGGGGTCTCCTGGCCCGGCACCGCGCCGTCCCGCTTCGACCGGGCCCTGCTGGGCGCGTGGCAGGACCGCATGGCGCGGGGCCTGTTCCGCTACCGCCTCGAGGAGCTGCCCACGCGTGTGCTGCCCGGCGccatggggctggtggcacagcTCAACCCGCAGCGCGCCACGCAGCGCCGGCCGCCGCAGGCCATCCGCAGCCTGACGCAGCCCTTCGACCCGCAGCAGTTCAACTTCACGCGGATCCGGCccggggaggtgctgctgcGCCTGCGGCGCCGCTCGGGGGGCGACCCGCCGCCCCTGGACCGCGTGCTGGTGGCCATCAACGTCAGCCCGCTGGAGCGCGGCcacgtcctgctgctgcccgagCCGGCGCTGGGGCTGCCGCAGGCGCTCACCCCGCAGCTGCTGCGCTTCGGGCTGGAGGccgtgctgctcagcacccagcccggCTTCCGCGTGGGCTTCAACAGCCTGGGCGCCTCGGCCTCCGTCAACCACCTGCACCTGCACGCCTTCTACCTGGCCCACCCGCTGCGCGTCGAGTCGGCGCCCGCCGAGCCGCTGCTCCCCGAGGGGGGCCCGGCCCTGCTGCGGGACGTGCCAGCGCCCGCGCTGCTGTTCTACACGGCGGGCGCCGAGCTGCGGGCCGTGGCGGAGGCGGTGTGCGGGCTGGCGGCCGGGCTGGCGGCGCGGGGCCTGGCCTACAACGTGTTCGCCACGCGGGGAGCGCCGCcggcggggggggcggcggccgcggggctgcgggtgctgctgTGGGCGCGGCGGCCGAGCTTCGAGGAGCCCGAGGGGCCCGACGAGGCGGTGCCGGCCGTGGCGCTGTGCGAGCTGGCCGGGTACCTGCCCCTGCCGGCCGCCGCCCCCTTCGCGGCGCTGTCGGAGGCCGAGGCCCTGCGCGCCCTGCGCCGCCCGCTGCTGCCCGAGCCCGAGCTGCGCCGCCTGCTGCGGGACCTGCTGCCTGGCACGCCGCGGGACACGTGA
- the TTLL6 gene encoding tubulin polyglutamylase TTLL6, translated as MEMKRFQKINHFPGMTEICRKNLLARNLNRMLRLFPKEYNIFPRTWCLPADYGDFQAYRRRRKNRTFICKPDSGCQGRGIFITRNAEEIKHGEHMICQQYISKGDICMHLTNYAINKRNANFIQDDTMGSKRKLSTLNAWMMANSYNTTKLWEDIEDIIIKTLISAYPVVKHNYQSCFPNHTTSCACFEILGFDILLDRNLKPWLLEVNHSPSFTTDTRLDREVKDALLCDTINLINVHACSKRKVLEEDRQRAKERLLQSHQAPRVSRREELESNQAAWLSQAEEYENSHLGSYRRIYPACGTDKYEPFFKQSSSLFQETVSSKAREECARQQLEEIRMKKDKLEAVTRKKKKERKEELQGESAMDKPQIPNKTTASITHLTSRSTETQDKKQVQYDSMQPQDIVEDEEKKRVNALRKRKNLIRGLGITNQLSRLLPTTDRSTDTQRSSPVTSKIQSQFLWDALQGQKACSLVTLIPLSLLGGAVRPLGHSFTHKPSARAQPPAGRGSAPAAVCTLSVRGQSIPCREQPKAQHSLQPRDGGCLQSQAAQTPGVTQPCPKTRALPLSAQQLPGARNKAAGCEYAVPCFGSARISDR; from the exons ATGGAAATGAAACGGTTTCAG AAAATCAACCATTTTCCTGGCATGACAGAGATCTGCCGTAAGAACTTGTTGGCTCGCAACCTTAACCGCATGCTCAGACTCTTCCCCAAGGAGTACAATATTTTTCCCCGTACTTGGTGCCTGCCAGCTGA CTACGGAGACTTCCAGGCCTACAGGcgcaggaggaaaaacagaacgTTCATCTGCAAGCCAGACAGTGGCTGCCAGGGGAGAGGCATCTTCATAACACGTAATGCAGAGGAGATCAAACACGGAGAGCACATGATCTGCCAGCAGTATATCTCTAAG GGTGATATCTGCATGCATTTGACCAATTATGCTATCAACAAACGTAATGCAAACTTCATCCAGGATGACACGATGGGCAGTAAGAG GAAACTCTCTACCCTGAATGCCTGGATGATGGCTAACAGCTACAACACAACAAAACTCTGGGAAGATATTGAAGATATTATTATAAAGACTCTTATTTCAGCTTACCCTGTGGTGAAGCACAATTACCAAAGCTGCTTTCCTAACCACACTACTAGCTGTGCCTGCTTCGAGATACTGGGTTTTGATATTTTGCTAGACAGAAACCTGAAACCTTGGCTGCTAGAG GTGAACCACTCTCCCAGCTTCACCACGGACACTCGCCTGGACCGTGAGGTGAAGGATGCTCTTCTCTGCGACACCATCAACTTAATAAACGTGCATGCCTGTAGCAAGAGAAAAGTGCTGGAAGAAGACAGACAGCGGGCAAAGGAACGGCTGCTCCAGAGCCATCAGGCTCCCCGGGTATCCAG ACGCGAGGAGTTAGAGAGCAACCAGGCAGCCTGGCTGTCCCAGGCAGAGGAGTACGAGAACTCGCACCTGGGCAGCTACCGGCGCATCTACCCAGCGTGTGGAACAGACAAGTACGAGCCATTTTtcaagcagagcagctctctcTTCCAGGAAACGGTATCATCCAAAGCACGAGAGGAGTGTGCCAG GCAGCAACTGGAGGAAATCCGCATGAAGAAAGACAAGTTAGAGGCTGTTaccaggaagaagaaaaaagagaggaaagaagagctgcagggagagTCAGCCATGGACAAACCCCAGATCCCCAACAAAACCACAGCTTCTATAACCCACCTCACCTCCAGAAGCACCGAGACGCAGGATAAAAAG CAAGTGCAGTATGACTCCATGCAACCCCAGGATATCGTGGAGgatgaggagaagaaaagagtgaATGCTCTTCGGAAGCGTAAGAACCTCATCCGAGGCCTGGGCATCACGAATCAGCTCTCCCGGCTGCTCCCCACAACTGATAGATCGACTGACACCCAGAGATCCTCTCCTGTTACCTCCAAGATCCAG tcGCAGTTTCTCTGGGACGCACTCCAGGGACAGAAGGCCTGCAGCCTGGTGACTCTCATCCCCCTCTCGCTCCTGGGAGGTGCCGTCCGGCCCTTGGGGCACTCGTTCACCCACAAGCCCAGCGCCAGGGCTCAGCCGCCAGCCGGCCGGGGCTCTGCCCCTGCCGCCGTTTGCACCCTCTCGGTTCGAGGCCAGAGCATCCCCTGCCGTGAGCAGCCCAAGGCgcagcacagcctccagccGCGGGAcgggggctgcctgcagagccaggctgcaCAGACTCCAGGGGtgacccagccctgccccaaaACCAGGGCACTGCCGCTGAGcgcccagcagctccctggagcCAGAAACAAGGCTGCAGGCTGTGAGTACGCCGTACCCTGCTTTGGTTCTGCTCGCATCAGTGACCGGTGA
- the VPS33B gene encoding vacuolar protein sorting-associated protein 33B, which translates to MASATRHDVPEPPDFGILKRLARDQLIYLLEQLPGRKDLFIEADLMSPLDRIANVSILKQHEVDKLYKVESRPALSTSDQLCFLVRPRVKTMKYIADIVNADKMSGRSRKYKIIFSPQKFYACEMVLEEEGVFGDVTCDEWSFYLLPLDEDIISMELPEFFRDYFLEGDHRWINSVARALQLLNSLYGPFSRAYGIGRCAKMCYELWRDLEEESESDSQGRNPEIGNIFLIDRDTDYVTALCSQMVYEGLVDDTFRIKCGSVDFGPEVTSSDKSVKVLLNAQDKVFSQIRNEHFSSVFGFLSQKSRNLQAQYDRRRGMDIKQMKNFVSQELKGLKQEHRLLSLHIGACESIMKKKTKQDFQEMIKAEHSLLEGFDIRESTSFIEEHIDRQVSPIESLRLMCLLSITENGLNPKDYRSLKTQYLQSYGPEHLLTFHNLKRIGLLTEQAAGETLTAVESRVSKLVTDRAAGKITDAFNSLARKSNFRAISKKLGLIPRLDGEYDLKVPRDMAYVFSGAYTPLSCKLIEQVLERRGWQGLEEVLRLLGGPEFSEAGGGAEAGPGRAGGRTVLAVFLGGCTCSEMAALRFLGRDRGCRFIFLTTAVTSSGRLMEAMAEPRS; encoded by the exons ATGGCCTCGGCCACCCGCCACGATGTGCCCGAGCCGCCCGACTTCGGCATCCTGAAGCGCCTGGCGCGGGACCAGCTCATCTACCTGCTGGAGCAG CTCCCCGGGAGGAAGGACCTGTTCATCGAGGCCGACCTGATGAGCCCCCTGGACCGCATTGCCAACGTCTCCATCCTGAAG cagcacgaGGTGGACAAGCTGTACAAGGTGGAGAGCCGGCCCGCACTCAGCACCAGCGACCA GCTCTGCTTCCTCGTCCGGCCGCGGGTGAAGACGATGAAGTACATCGCCG ATATTGTCAACGCTGACAAGATGTCAGGCCGGAGCCGCAAGTACAAGATCATCTTCAGCCCCCAGAAG TTCTATGCCTGTGAGATGGTGCTGGAGGAAGAGGGAGTCTTCGGCG ATGTCACCTGCGATGAGTGGTCCTTCTACCTGCTCCCCCTGGATGAGGACATCATCAGCATGGAGCTGCCCGAGTTCTTCCGCGACTACTTCTTG GAGGGAGATCACCGCTGGATCAACTCGGTTGCTCGAGCCCTGCAGTTGCTGAACTCCCTGTACGGGCCATTCAGCAGGGCCTACGGGATCGGGAGATGTGCCAAG ATGTGCTATGAGCTGTGGCGGGACCTGGAGGAGGAGAGTGAGAGCGACAGCCAGGGCAGGAATCCGGAGATCGGGAACATCTTCCTCATAGACAGAG ACACGGACTATGTCACGGCGCTGTGCTCCCAGATGGTGTACGAGGGGCTGGTGGACGACACCTTCCGCATCAAGTGCG gcagCGTGGATTTTGGGCCAGAAGTCACCTCCTCGGACAAGAGCGTTAAGGTGCTGCTCAATGCCCAGGACAAA GTCTTCAGCCAGATCCGGAACGAGCACTTCTCCAGCGTGTTTGGCTTCCTGAGCCAGAAGTCTCGCAACCTGCAGGCACAGTACGAC CGGCGCCGTGGCATGGACATCAAGCAGATGAAGAACTTCGTCTCCCAGGAACTGAAGGGACTGAAACAGGAGCATCGTCTGCTGAGCCTGC ATATTGGTGCCTGCGAGTCcatcatgaaaaagaaaaccaagcaggACTTCCAGGAGATGATCAAGGCTGAGCACT ctctgctggagggTTTCGACATCCGCGAGAGCACCAGCTTCATCGAGGAGCACATCGACCGGCAG GTGTCCCCCATCGAGAGCCTGCGCCTCATGTGCCTGCTGTCCATCACGGAGAACG GTCTCAACCCCAAAGACTACCGCTCCCTAAAGACCCAGTACCTGCAG AGCTACGGGCCTGAGCACTTGCTGACCTTCCACAACCTGAAGCGCATCGGGCTGCTGACTGAGCAGGCGGCTGGGGAGACCCTGACGGCTGTGGAGAGCAGGGTCAGCAAGCTGGTGACAGACCGAGCGGCGG GAAAGATCACAGACGCGTTTAATTCCTTGGCCAGGAAGAGCAATTTCCGAGCCATAAGCAAGAAGCTGGGCTTG ATCCCCCGTCTGGACGGCGAGTACGACCTGAAGGTGCCCCGGGACATGGCCTACGTCTTCAGCGGCGCCTACACCCCCCTGAGCTGCAAGCTCATCGAGCAG GTGCTGGAgcgcaggggctggcagggcctGGAGGAGGTGCTGCGGCTGCTGGGCGGCCCCGAGTTCTCGGAGGCAG GTGGCGGTGCCgaggcggggccgggccgtgccgggggcCGCACGGTGCTGGCCGTGTTCCTGGGCGGCTGCACCTGCTCCGAGATGGCGGCGCTGCGCTTCCTGGGCCGGGACAGAG GGTGCCGCTTCATCTTCCTGACCACGGCCGTGACCAGCAGCGGCCGCCTGATGGAGGCGATGGCGGAGCCCCGCAGCTga